The genomic segment ACCCAATTGCTCCGCGACTTCATCCGCGGTGACCATCGAACCAAGCTCGACGACGCGCTGCCCTGACCACGCTGGCCCGGTCAAAAGGGTTGCGACTTCCGCGCCGATGTCGTTCGTCGCGACCATAGTCGATTTCCGGTCTGTCGGATTGTAGTAGACCGGTAGCGTTCCGCCCCGGGCGACCTGCAAGCCGTAGAGGAAATTTTCGAAGAAGCCGCCTGCGCGCACAAATGCGATTGGGGATGTCAAGTCGCGAAAACCTTGCTCCAGAAGCGACAAGGCCGTGAGCATCCCGAGCCCGCTGGTTCTGTTCGCACCCATCGACGAAAGGGCAACCACTCGCGGCGGCGCTGCCTTGGTGAGCGCCTCAACATAGTTTGCAATCATGCCCTTTGCTTCTTTGTAATCGGGCGAGGGCGCCCAGACAGCCGGCAACATGACGAACACGCCTTCGACGCCTTTGAGCGCTTGCTCGATGGCTGCCGAATCATTCCAATCGCCGTCTACCAGTTCCACGCCCTGGTTCGCCCAGTTAACCGCCTTCTCGCGATTGCGGACGAGCGCGCGTACTTCCTTGCCGTGCGTCAACAGATGTTCCGCCGTTGCGCCGCCCACTTTTCCCGTGATTCCCATTACTAAAAACATGTGTTTTCTCCTGATGATGAGGGACAGAGCACTGCCCCTGTTGGTTCAATGAATGAGCGGTAGAATGGCCCGGATTCGGGGATCGCGCGCGTAGAGGCCGCCCCATGTCATCGCGCCCAGAAGCAGGGAAATGATTTCCGGCGGCGACCCCAACTCACCAATGCGGACATGGGCGCAGATGGCACCTCCCAAAAAGCCCGTCACTAGGATCGCGCCGAGGACGGCAGTGGCCTGGATGGCGTAAAGGATGGCGCAGGCGAGTATGATCGGACCCACGACACGGGTCAGGTCCATCGCGAACCCGGTTTCCTGCAACATGCTCGCGATCTGTGCCGGCGCGAAAAGCTGAATAGTGCCGTCTGCCACCAGAGCGAGAACGACAAACGCGCTCATTATCCGGCCGGCCCACAGGGCACGATGCAAGGTCATAGTTTCAGGCACCTGATGCAGCTTCATAGTTTCGGACACTTGTCATTCTCCGATGAGGGGATCCCATATTCGGAGCTTACTGTGTCGCCTAGGTATGATAAACACCGAGGAAATTAACTAACTGTTCTCTTTGTGGAGAACAATGCCGAGGCACGAAAATGCAGAATCTCGAACCCATCCTCATTTTCATAACGGTAGCAGAAATGGGGAGCTTCACCCGCGCGGCCGATAGCCTGGGCATCCAAAAGGGGAGAGCCTCAACGGCGGTCCGGAAGCTGGAAGAAGATGTCGGTGTCAGGCTCCTGCACCGGACGACGCGCAGCGTGCAGTTGACGGAGGACGGGCGCGCATTTCATGCCCGTGCCCGCGATCTGCTTGCTGAAGTCGATGACCTACACTCGATGTTCGCAGGCGATCACGTGGCACTTCGCGGGCGTTTACGGGTCGATCTTCCGACCGAGGTTGCGCGCAAAACGATCGTGCCGGTCTTGCCGGATTTCATGGCGACTTATCCCGAATTGGAGCTGGAGGTGTCGAGTACGGACCGCCAGGTTGATCTGGTTCAAGAGGGGTTCGACTGTGTATTGCGGCTTGGACCCATAAGGGACGAGACGCTAATTGCCCGCCCACTGGGACTGTTGCGCATGGTCAACGCTGCCAGTCCCGCCTACCTGGCGCGCTATGGCACTCCTCGATCGCTAGAAGATCTCCAGCGTCAGGAACACCGGACAATTCATTTTTCGACGATGCTAGGCGCAAGACCCTATGGATGGGAATATCCGGACGGCGACAGTTACGCGACGATTCAGTTGCCAGGTGCGCTACACGTCAACAGCGCGCAGACCTACGAAGCTGCTGCCCTCGCTGGCCTTGGCTTGATTCAGGCGCCACTCTTGGGGATTGGCCCATACTTAGAGAGTGGAGCGCTTGTGGAGATCATACCCGATTTTCGTCGCCGGGCGCTCGCCGTTTCCCTCGTCGTAGCACATCGGAGCAATCTTTCGCGCCGAGTCCGCGCATTCATGAAATGGATCGAAGATGTGCTGACACCGTATCTGGAATAGGAGACGAACATCTTCATCCGGCCCTCGAAATCAACATTCTGAAGTTGTGTCTGCCGGTCGGCGGCCGGCGGTCCAACAGAATGCGACACTGAAACCGGCGACCTTTTGAAATCTGACAGAGATATCCTCAAACTTTCCGCCTTCTGTCTCCACAACGCCGTGCCAATGCAACAGAACCATTCCGTATCAGGTTCGGAGCTATCCTGTTGCTCGCAACCTTATCCGGGGCCGCCCGTCGATCTCCGTAAGGCAGCAAACGGGCAATGGGAACGAATGGTCGCTTTCGGGGGCGGCTCACTTTGCCTGGGAACGGCGAGGATGAGGGCGCGAAGCTGCCGAAACACTTCTGCAGCTGTCGGCCCACGCCAGACGATTTTTGCTGCCGCCGCCGCGGCGTATGACCTCGGATGCCGGTCTACGGCGTGGAAAGTTCGGGACGCTTGTGCTTCCTGCGCGAACAGGGTAGATACTGAACTAGATGGTTCA from the Rhizobium sp. NZLR1 genome contains:
- a CDS encoding DoxX family protein, with the translated sequence MSETMKLHQVPETMTLHRALWAGRIMSAFVVLALVADGTIQLFAPAQIASMLQETGFAMDLTRVVGPIILACAILYAIQATAVLGAILVTGFLGGAICAHVRIGELGSPPEIISLLLGAMTWGGLYARDPRIRAILPLIH
- a CDS encoding NmrA family NAD(P)-binding protein; translated protein: MFLVMGITGKVGGATAEHLLTHGKEVRALVRNREKAVNWANQGVELVDGDWNDSAAIEQALKGVEGVFVMLPAVWAPSPDYKEAKGMIANYVEALTKAAPPRVVALSSMGANRTSGLGMLTALSLLEQGFRDLTSPIAFVRAGGFFENFLYGLQVARGGTLPVYYNPTDRKSTMVATNDIGAEVATLLTGPAWSGQRVVELGSMVTADEVAEQLGEVLNLDVKAFAVPRAGWAEAFEQFGIPKGHTGPAEEMFEAVNAGWMDLGIAGTEHVAGTMSARDVFEAAQNTAKA
- a CDS encoding LysR family transcriptional regulator; amino-acid sequence: MQNLEPILIFITVAEMGSFTRAADSLGIQKGRASTAVRKLEEDVGVRLLHRTTRSVQLTEDGRAFHARARDLLAEVDDLHSMFAGDHVALRGRLRVDLPTEVARKTIVPVLPDFMATYPELELEVSSTDRQVDLVQEGFDCVLRLGPIRDETLIARPLGLLRMVNAASPAYLARYGTPRSLEDLQRQEHRTIHFSTMLGARPYGWEYPDGDSYATIQLPGALHVNSAQTYEAAALAGLGLIQAPLLGIGPYLESGALVEIIPDFRRRALAVSLVVAHRSNLSRRVRAFMKWIEDVLTPYLE